Proteins from a genomic interval of Heptranchias perlo isolate sHepPer1 chromosome 19, sHepPer1.hap1, whole genome shotgun sequence:
- the LOC137335300 gene encoding teashirt homolog 2 codes for MPRRKQQAPKRAAVYVPDEDLKTGELREGEDASPSAEELQGNGYMCTEEEEEEEEESKGSYSYQNSPVSAMSNQDAECESHISDTSDRLADFKSISSRDGQEKEEESNGEIKNGQQNSLGAMRAVYASFLSDSYWSSLGFDLKQSKTERTSCKSSNESTKSSFDWHQDALSKTFQQTSSGRPMPKPNLFSSVQLYRQNNKLFGTVFTGASRFRCRECSAAYDTLVELTVHMNDTGHYQDNNHKKNVDRSSSWTKSRKRALHDMDEMHDAQKVLKCMYCGHSFDSLQDLSVHMIKTKHYQKVPLKEPMPPIGSKLVPPTKKRAQHEVNQPCSPDSTTGVAGTFTGEAQKNSNPYVSSNNRYGYQNGASYTWQFEACKSQILKCMECGSSHDTLQQLTAHMMVTGHFLKVTNSASKKGKQIVFDPLAVDKAQSVAEGPSNEIQPLAPVSKLPPDSLIPSVLEDNKNQEEKQEITEDIEKLHKDKDDCKDDNSEKIFDPTLQYQYIREEDLEESSKGGGDILKSLENTVTSAINKAQTGSPSWSAYPSIHAAYQLPGIIKPSVQLGTQILQVKPNLKPIAPKVRYFSVITSSQNQPLQPNNDQIKEEPISPAHEQLSAKLEESNIEKKDPKLNLQSGMVSPCKKESENPIKTETPNDLPRTDSPCLKDAEEIKESFKKEPVKSDTGSPNFSITNGCPGMAVITDHSSEQLSVSPLSALQSIMNTHLGKAAKPLNSNSDPVTMLCRLNKSLLEKSASPSGLIKPSSLADRYYYESNDQPIDLTKSKSGKTAQSNPVKSFTSLPSKHALSDIADMVKILPKGTTPKPSTSSKMTTERLESDVRNFENVSMEFLPVQKRKGRQSNWNPQHLLILQAQFAASLWQTGEGKYLLSDLGPQDRMHISKFTGLTMTTISHWLANVKYQLRKTGGTKFLKNLDTGHPIFYCNDCASQFRIPSSYIDHLESHLGFTMKDMAKVSVQHARGEQEVSKVTSEKSTGPLVADEDTGSKFQCNLCNRTFASKHAVKLHLSKTHGKSPENHSQYVTELEEE; via the coding sequence AAGTGACACCAGTGACAGATTGGCTGATTTTAAAAGTATTTCTTCCCGGGATGGGCAGGAAAAGGAAGAGGAATCAAATGGAGAGATAAAGAATGGCCAACAGAACAGTTTAGGAGCAATGAGAGCTGTTTATGCTAGCTTTCTATCTGATTCATATTGGTCAAGTCTAGGATTTGATCTCAAACAATCAAAGACTGAAAGGACAAGCTGCAAAAGCAGCAATGAAAGCACCAAAAGTAGTTTTGATTGGCACCAAGATGCATTATCCAAAACATTTCAACAGACATCCTCTGGCAGGCCAATGCCTAAACCAAATCTTTTCAGTTCAGTACAGTTGTACAGGCAAAATAACAAGTTGTTTGGGACTGTTTTCACAGGTGCCAGTAGGTTTCGCTGCAGAGAATGTAGTGCAGCATACGACACTTTGGTAGAGCTAACTGTACACATGAATGATACAGGACATTACCAAGATAATAACCACAAAAAGAATGTGGACCGTAGCAGCAGTTGGACAAAGTCACGAAAACGGGCTTTGCATGACATGGATGAAATGCATGATGCCCAGAAAGTTTTAAAGTGCATGTACTGTGGTCATTCATTTGATTCCCTTCAAGACTTGAGTGTTCATATGATTAAAACAAAACATTACCAGAAAGTGCCTCTGAAGGAACCAATGCCACCTATTGGATCAAAGTTAGTCCCTCCCACTAAAAAACGAGCCCAGCATGAAGTCAACCAGCCTTGTTCGCCAGATTCAACGACTGGAGTTGCAGGGACATTCACAGGTGAAGCACAAAAGAATTCAAACCCCTATGTGTCATCTAACAATCGCTATGGTTATCAAAATGGTGCCAGCTATACCTGGCAATTTGAAGCCTGTAAGTCTCAAATTCTGAAGTGCATGGAATGTGGAAGCTCCCATGATACACTACAGCAGCTCACAGCTCATAtgatggtaacagggcactttctTAAGGTAACAAACTCTGCATCAAAAAAGGGAAAACAGATTGTTTTTGACCCTTTGGCTGTGGACAAAGCACAGTCAGTAGCAGAAGGACCATCGAATGAAATCCAACCTTTGGCACCAGTCAGCAAATTGCCTCCAGATTCATTAATACCATCAGTACTAGAAGATAACAAAAACCAAGAAGAAAAGCAAGAGATAACAGAAGATATAGAGAAACTGCATAAAGATAAAGATGATTGCAAAGATGACAACTCAGAGAAGATATTTGATCCCACTCTTCAGTATCAATACATAAGAGAAGAAGATCTAGAGGAGAGCTCAAAGGGGGGCGGTGATATTCTTAAATCACTTGAAAACACTGTTACTTCAGCCATCAACAAAGCCCAAACCGGGAGCCCAAGCTGGAGTGCTTATCCCAGCATCCATGCTGCCTATCAACTTCCAGGGATTATTAAACCTTCTGTGCAACTCGGTACTCAAATATTACAAGTTAAGCCAAACCTGAAACCAATAGCTCCAAAAGTCAGGTATTTCTCAGTAATTACAAGTAGCCAAAACCAACCCCTTCAACCCAACAATGACCAAATTAAGGAAGAACCGATTAGTCCAGCTCATGAACAGCTTTCAGCCAAGCTGGAAGAAAGCAATATTGAGAAAAAGGATCCAAAGTTAAATCTTCAATCTGGAATGGTTTCACCATGTAAGAAGGAAAGTGAGAACCCAATAAAAACAGAGACTCCCAATGATCTGCCAAGGACAGATTCACCTTGTTTGAAAGATGCTGAAGAAATAAAGGAAAGCTTCAAGAAAGAGCCTGTAAAAAGTGACACAGGATCTCCAAATTTTTCAATAACCAATGGTTGTCCTGGAATGGCTGTTATCACAGACCACTCATCTGAACAGCTTTCTGTCAGCCCACTTAGTGCGTTGCAGTCTATCATGAACACTCATCTTGGCAAAGCTGCCAAGCCCCTTAACTCAAACTCAGACCCTGTAACAATGCTATGTAGACTCAATAAAAGTTTGTTGGAGAAATCAGCTTCACCGTCAGGTCTAATAAAACCATCTAGTCTTGCTGACCGATATTACTATGAAAGCAATGATCAGCCAATAGATCTCACCAAATCTAAGAGTGGCAAAACGGCCCAATCAAACCCGGTTAAATCCTTTACTTCGTTACCTTCCAAACATGCTTTATCTGATATTGCTGATATGGTAAAGATCCTCCCTAAAGGTACAACACCAAAACCTTCTACCTCATCAAAGATGACAACAGAGAGGTTAGAGAGTGATGTGAGGAACTTTGAAAATGTATCAATGGAATTTTTACCAGTTCAGAAAAGAAAAGGTAGGCAGTCAAACTGGAATCCCCAGCATCTTCTTATTCTGCAGGCCCAATTTGCTGCCAGTCTATGgcagactggtgaaggcaaatatTTATTGTCAGATCTAGGTCCACAAGACCGTATGCATATTTCAAAGTTTACTGGACTCACCATGACTACCATAAGTCACTGGCTTGCCAATGTAAAATATCAACTGAGAAAGACAGGTGGAACAAAATTTCTTAAGAACTTAGACACAGGACACCCAATTTTCTACTGCAATGATTGTGCCTCCCAGTTTAGGATTCCTTCCTCTTATATTGATCATTTAGAATCCCATTTGGGCTTCACTATGAAAGATATGGCAAAAGTTTCTGTACAGCATGCCAGAGGGGAGCAAGAAGTGTCAAAGGTGACATCTGAGAAGTCAACAGGACCATTGGTAGCAGATGAGGACACAGGCAGCAAGTTCCAGTGTAATCTGTGCAATCGAACTTTTGCTAGCAAGCACGCAGTAAAACTGCACCTCAGCAAAACGCATGGCAAGTCACCAGAGAATCATtcgcagtatgtaactgaactaGAGGAAGAGTAG